From the genome of Mycoplasmopsis bovis PG45:
CTGACTTCTTTCACCATCAGCAACATTTCTTTTTACATCAGTATCTTCCAATCTAAAAACAAATGAGCCATTATAGTGTTTTGCAAAAAGATAGCAAAAAAGGGCAGTTCTTGCACCGCCAATGTGTAAGTATCCAGTTGGGCTAGGTGCATATCTGGTTCTAACTTTATTCATATAAGTCTCCATTTATATAAAAATACTAATAATTGTGCAAAAATGCACAAAATGTATGTTTATTATTAAGCCATATTAAAATATATTTATAAATAATTATAAGCATTTTAAATTTCAGTTTAGAAAATTAATAAGCTAGAAAAATTACTATAAATATAGTAACGTTTCCGCACTATTTAATAATGGCATATTTTTTGCATATTAGTCTTAATTGTTACAAATTGTATAATTATTTCAGTTAGCGTGTGTTTCTCATATATATTATTATTTTTTTCAGGGGGATTAAATGACTAAGAAGCCCTTTTTATTGATATTAACAACTCCAGTACTTCCAGTATTATCAATTAGTTGTATAAACTCTAATTCAAAAAATAATCCAAGTGTTAACCCACATACTGATCCTAATGCAAATAATGAAAATAGTTCATCTGCAACACCTGGCAAAGATAAAAATGACAAGTCAGCATCAAATGTAGTACCAATTGCTAAAATTCAAAAATTAATAAATGTTAGCTACATTGAGAATGAAACGCCATTAAGAAGCCAAAAATACATTAAAGGCAAGGAGTTTAAACCCTTTGCTTTATCTGAATTTGCTAAATCAGGTTATAGATTAGCTGGATATTTTTTAGATAACAAATTTACCAAGATTTTGCCTGATAATTTTAAACCTGAAAAAGATACTAAAATATTTTTAAAATTTGAAGAAATAATAAATCCTAATTTTGTTGAAAATGAACATAAATTACAAACATTGGTACCATTGAACTTAAAAAACCAAAGTGTTAAATTTGTTAAATACAACGATATTGACTATATTGACTTAGATCAGTTTGTTGAATTATCTAAGGATGTTTTAGCACTAAATGATAATTTAGACACTAAAAATGTTTTATATAATGGCAAAGTATATAATCTAAAAAGATCATTTGAAATTAGTAAAACAAAAGAAAGTCTTACTTTAAACTCTATAAAACAGTATATTTCACCTACTAATGAAGAAAATATTACCCTAAAAAGTTATATTAAGTTTGACTATGCTAAACAACAAATAACAGTTTCTGGCTTTGATTTCTTTGAATCGGTTAAACCATATGAGCCTGAAGGCAAATTAGAATTTTATGATGATTCTAATAATAGATTTAATGAATTCAAGATAGATTTGCAAAAATATAAGATTGATATGCTCAACAATAGTGGCAAAATTTATCTTCCATTCGTAATGCTCAATCAACTAATATTAGGCGAGTCAGAAAATCAACTTTATTTTAATGGTGATAAAGTATATATTTTTGAATTTAATCAAGTTCATGATAGCAAAAACAATGATGATAAGAAGAAATTACTTTCAAACGCCAAAAATTCACCAATTACACTTAATCAAAAGCATTTTCAGTTTAACTATTTGCTGTTCTTGTTAGATAATTTCTATCCAATTAGATCTAAAAATAGTGAGACATATAAGCAATTTTTAGAAAACTATAAAGAAAGTATTTTAAGTGATGATAATGTAAAGCATTTTCAAGCACTCAACTCATTAATTTATGACTTAGATGATATCCATACAAAAATTCTTGTTTGAGGACATCAATATGTAAGTGATTTAGAAAAACAAATAAAAGAGCCCAATACTAGCGAGTTAAAGGAAAGAAGAAAAAGATTCAAAGAATATGAACGCAAATTATTGAATCTTGAAATCCGTCACAATTTAAATGAAAGAGATGTGAGATACACTCCTGATAAGCAAACTGCAATAATAAAAATTGACTTTTTTACTAGATATTTAACTGACGGAATTAAAAAGCAGCTATTAGAGGCCAAAAGCAAAGGTGCTAAAAATATTGTTTTTGATTTAACATTAAATCGTGGTGGCTCAGTACAAGCTACATGAGAAATTTTAGGATATTTAGCAAATAATAAATACAAATATAATAAGTATTATCCATTAAGTAAGGACAAAGTAATAACCAATATAAAGTCTAAAGTAGATAATAAAGAGTTTAACTTTAAATACTTTATATTAACCTCACCAATAAATTATTCAGCTGGAAACATGTTTGCAGCAGTTTCAAAAAATAATAACTTAGCTAAAATAATTGGGTATAAATCAGCTGGGGGGGGTTCAGAAGTTAGGGTTAGTGTATTGTCTACAGGCACCATCATTAGAAGAAGCGGAAATTATGTACTAAGTGATTCTGACTTTAAGACCTATGAATTAGGTGTAAAACCAGACATAGAATTTGAAAAGAAAAGTAATGAATATGATCTTGATAAACTTTTTGATCTTGATTATATTCAAAAGATAGTTAATGAAAGCAATAAATAGAAATTAATAAAGGAGTAATAGTAAATATGAAAATTAAGAAATTAAAAAGCTTATTCATTGCTTCTTGCACTATTGCTCCGCTTATTTCATTATCAGCAACTAGCAATATTAATAGTGATACAAGTGTAAGTTCAAAATTAAAAGAGTTTGATTTAATACTATTAGCTAGAGAGCTAAATCGCGAACCTAAACAAGCAAAAGTTAAAATGTACCTACATAATGATGTAGCATATATTGGAATTCAAGAGTTTTTGAAAACTATTTCAAAAGTAGTTAAAAATGAAAATATAAAC
Proteins encoded in this window:
- a CDS encoding S41 family peptidase, with the translated sequence MTKKPFLLILTTPVLPVLSISCINSNSKNNPSVNPHTDPNANNENSSSATPGKDKNDKSASNVVPIAKIQKLINVSYIENETPLRSQKYIKGKEFKPFALSEFAKSGYRLAGYFLDNKFTKILPDNFKPEKDTKIFLKFEEIINPNFVENEHKLQTLVPLNLKNQSVKFVKYNDIDYIDLDQFVELSKDVLALNDNLDTKNVLYNGKVYNLKRSFEISKTKESLTLNSIKQYISPTNEENITLKSYIKFDYAKQQITVSGFDFFESVKPYEPEGKLEFYDDSNNRFNEFKIDLQKYKIDMLNNSGKIYLPFVMLNQLILGESENQLYFNGDKVYIFEFNQVHDSKNNDDKKKLLSNAKNSPITLNQKHFQFNYLLFLLDNFYPIRSKNSETYKQFLENYKESILSDDNVKHFQALNSLIYDLDDIHTKILVWGHQYVSDLEKQIKEPNTSELKERRKRFKEYERKLLNLEIRHNLNERDVRYTPDKQTAIIKIDFFTRYLTDGIKKQLLEAKSKGAKNIVFDLTLNRGGSVQATWEILGYLANNKYKYNKYYPLSKDKVITNIKSKVDNKEFNFKYFILTSPINYSAGNMFAAVSKNNNLAKIIGYKSAGGGSEVRVSVLSTGTIIRRSGNYVLSDSDFKTYELGVKPDIEFEKKSNEYDLDKLFDLDYIQKIVNESNK